The sequence TGATAATAGTGCTAAATTTCTTGTTCCTGCAACATTTACAAAAATAGCTTCATGTGGATTATCTTCTATTAAAGGTACATGTTTATATGCAGCAGCATGATAAACTATTGAAAAGTCATACTCTTCGAATAGTTTTTCAAGTCTGTAAACATTTGAAATATCAGCCAATATAAATTTGAATCTTTGATTTGGGAATTTCTCTAACAACTCAAGCTTCAGTTCATGCAAAGGAGACTCAGCCTGATCAACTACAACAATAATTGATGCGTTTAACAAAGCAACTTGTCTTACAATTTCACTTCCTATCGATCCAGCCCCGCCCGTTACTAAAACACTTTTATCAAAATGATAGTTTCCGACATTTTCTTTTTCAATTATTATAGGTGTACGCTCAAGTAAATCTTCAATCTGAATGGGACGAATATCTCCTATTATACTACCTTCATGAGTATTATTAATTACAGGTGCCTTTAACACCTTTAGCCCTTTACTTAATGCAAAATTCGTCCATTCTTCCATTTCAAAATTTAACATACACCCTTTTAAGAGCACTGCATCAAACTGTTTGCTTAAATTATTGATTTTAAGAAACTCCCTTTTATTATAAATCTTACACCCCAGTAAGATCGCTTTTTTAGAAGTAGATTCTGTATTAACAAATCCTTTTAATTGATAAGGATGCGTAGGATTATGAATAATAGCATTTCCTAAAGATACAGATTCACCCTCTATACCTACGACCACAATCCTTATTTTGGACGAAGCCTCTTTAGGAGCCATGAATATCTTAAACACTCGCTTGACCATCATTCTAAAGAAAAACATTAGAAAAACAGATATAAAAAAGAATAAAAAAAGTTCGTGGTACAAATCTAAAAAAATACCAAATATCAATTTTGATGTAAAATCTATCGCCAGCATTACAATCATAGTACAGCTTGACGACCATACAATCTTAAAAAAGTCAAAGAAAGTAGAATATCTTATAATGCCCGCATATGTTTTAAACACCAGCATAAATAAAATGTTTACAGCAATAGTTAGAAATATCTTTTGGCTCTGATATTCATTAAAATTTATCGCTACGCCCAGATTTTCTAAAAACAAATTTGAGACTAAGATTGAAAAAGAAACAATTGAAACGTCGATAAAAAAAACCAGCCACCTAGGCACATACCTTAACTCCTTGATTCTAAATACATTCTCCATACTACAAAAGGCTTATTAATACATTATTTTATGCAATAATAGATTTCTTATCAATTTTAGGCAAAGATAAATAATTATTATTAATTCATCCGCTTATTTTTTTATTTCCACACTATATGATTTTTTATGTAGGAAGTTATTGATGTGTTTTTA comes from Chryseobacterium sp. 3008163 and encodes:
- a CDS encoding polysaccharide biosynthesis protein; the protein is MENVFRIKELRYVPRWLVFFIDVSIVSFSILVSNLFLENLGVAINFNEYQSQKIFLTIAVNILFMLVFKTYAGIIRYSTFFDFFKIVWSSSCTMIVMLAIDFTSKLIFGIFLDLYHELFLFFFISVFLMFFFRMMVKRVFKIFMAPKEASSKIRIVVVGIEGESVSLGNAIIHNPTHPYQLKGFVNTESTSKKAILLGCKIYNKREFLKINNLSKQFDAVLLKGCMLNFEMEEWTNFALSKGLKVLKAPVINNTHEGSIIGDIRPIQIEDLLERTPIIIEKENVGNYHFDKSVLVTGGAGSIGSEIVRQVALLNASIIVVVDQAESPLHELKLELLEKFPNQRFKFILADISNVYRLEKLFEEYDFSIVYHAAAYKHVPLIEDNPHEAIFVNVAGTRNLALLSKKYIVNRFVMVSTDKAVNPTNVMGASKRTAELFVQSLQNSYGNQTKFITTRFGNVLGSNGSVIPHFRKQIAKGGPVTITHPDIIRYFMTIPEACELVLQAGTMGEGGEIYVFDMGKPIKILDLAKKMIKLSGYTPDVDIKIDFIGLRPGEKLYEELLTNHSTTVPTHHEKIMISKDPLMEFDDIEFLCKQIIRSTIKKDGFQVVKLLKVIVPEFISNNSEFEILDKIPEHEV